In Leptodactylus fuscus isolate aLepFus1 chromosome 2, aLepFus1.hap2, whole genome shotgun sequence, one genomic interval encodes:
- the LOC142193729 gene encoding ras-related protein Rab-39B-like yields MACSWDFQFRVLLLGDSGVGKTSLLRRYTEEQFTEATGPTVGVDFCSRIEEPEAGVKVRLQFWDTAGQERYRAVTRSYYRNAACVILLFDLTAHKTFESVQNWYQEVTERAQPYPLLFLLLGTKSDMRGQRSVPREEAQSLADSLRAPYLETSARTGSNVSAALSLLCRELLRAARQEKQAADLYSYGGCTAGEDVPQKKILCTC; encoded by the exons ATGGCATGTTCTTGGGACTTTCAGTTTCGGGTGCTGTTACTGGGAGACTCTGGTGTGGGGAAGACTTCTCTCCTGAGGAGATACACAGAGGAACAGTTTACAGAAGCCACTGGGCCCACCGTGGGGGTAGATTTCTGCTCCCGAATAGAAGAGCCTGAGGCAGGAGTTAAAGTCAGGCTGCAGTTCTGGGATACAGCGGGCCAGGAGCGTTACCG GGCCGTGACTCGCTCTTACTACAGAAATGCTGCTTGTGTTATCCTTCTGTTTGACCTCACTGCACATAAAACTTTTGAAAGTGTCCAAAACTGGTACCAGGAGGTAACAGAGCGAGCTCAGCCTTATCCTCTTCTTTTCTTACTACTTGGAACTAAAAGTGATATGCGTGGGCAAAGAAGTGTACCCCGGGAGGAGGCACAGAGTTTGGCAGATTCCTTAAGAGCTCCATACCTAGAGACTTCTGCTCGAACTGGCAGCAATGTATCTGCAGCACTCTCCCTTCTGTGCAGAGAACTACTGAGGGCTGCAAGACAGGAGAAACAGGCTGCAGACCTGTACagctatgggggatgcacagcaGGGGAAGACGTGCCACAGAAGAAAATTTTATGTACATGTTGA